The Rhodopseudomonas palustris genome window below encodes:
- a CDS encoding OmpA family protein codes for MLYLLTHYWIWLAAAFAVGVVTPLLAEKLGWSADLENYWLQRIGVVFVIAVVLIVARLVSGRPELMLEAGVGLVAAYIVGGIAGGIAPGLLPARFEGWWVGLFATGLILLLFGITTMSKIEPDLRERVAEVVKSAGADPLNFDVSGRDVLLPDDLGAKRAVLSEQIGQVKGVRLVSEIEELSGAALAAKTVAKLQIEAAAQAEAKARAEAEAREAVEKAAAEGAAREAAAKAIAARDATAKQAAAKAKADAEAKAEADAKEAAAKAAAEVAAKEAAAKEAAAKAAVEESTKPAAAAPPAAAAAPAPIKTADAAGTASMPSLEACQSQLSTLAAAQKINFERGSAEIARASLPVLKQLAAVIAQCPAATIEVAGHTDSAGKKAANDALSKRRAEAVADNLAKAGIGSAKLTAVGYGASKPLAGNDSAEGRATNRRIEFVVK; via the coding sequence ATGTTGTATCTCCTGACTCATTACTGGATCTGGCTTGCAGCCGCATTCGCGGTCGGCGTCGTCACGCCGCTGCTGGCCGAGAAACTCGGCTGGTCGGCCGATCTGGAAAACTACTGGCTGCAGCGGATCGGTGTGGTGTTCGTGATCGCCGTGGTGCTGATCGTGGCGCGGCTGGTATCGGGCAGGCCCGAATTGATGCTGGAGGCGGGCGTCGGTCTGGTCGCGGCCTATATCGTCGGTGGCATTGCCGGCGGCATTGCGCCGGGCCTGCTGCCGGCGCGGTTCGAGGGCTGGTGGGTCGGGCTGTTCGCGACCGGGCTGATTCTGCTGCTGTTCGGCATCACCACGATGTCGAAGATCGAGCCGGATCTGCGCGAGCGCGTCGCCGAGGTGGTGAAGAGCGCGGGCGCCGATCCGCTGAATTTCGACGTCAGCGGCCGCGACGTGTTGCTGCCGGACGATCTCGGCGCGAAGCGCGCGGTGCTGAGCGAACAGATCGGGCAGGTCAAGGGCGTGCGGTTGGTGTCCGAGATCGAGGAACTGAGCGGCGCGGCGCTGGCCGCAAAAACGGTGGCGAAGCTGCAGATCGAAGCCGCCGCGCAGGCTGAAGCCAAGGCCAGGGCGGAAGCCGAGGCGCGCGAGGCGGTGGAGAAGGCGGCCGCCGAGGGGGCCGCGCGGGAGGCCGCCGCCAAGGCGATCGCCGCCCGGGATGCCACGGCGAAACAGGCTGCCGCCAAGGCCAAGGCAGACGCCGAGGCGAAGGCCGAGGCCGACGCGAAGGAAGCCGCGGCGAAGGCCGCCGCAGAGGTCGCTGCGAAGGAAGCTGCGGCGAAGGAAGCAGCCGCCAAGGCTGCGGTCGAGGAGTCCACCAAGCCGGCCGCCGCTGCGCCGCCGGCCGCTGCTGCGGCACCGGCGCCGATCAAGACCGCCGATGCCGCCGGCACCGCATCGATGCCGTCGCTGGAAGCCTGCCAGAGTCAATTGTCGACGCTGGCCGCGGCGCAGAAGATCAACTTCGAGCGCGGCAGCGCCGAGATCGCGCGGGCCTCGCTGCCGGTGCTGAAGCAGCTCGCGGCGGTGATCGCGCAGTGCCCGGCGGCGACGATCGAGGTCGCCGGCCACACCGATTCCGCCGGCAAGAAGGCGGCCAACGACGCGCTGTCGAAGCGTCGCGCCGAAGCGGTCGCCGACAATCTCGCCAAGGCCGGGATCGGCTCGGCCAAGCTCACCGCAGTCGGCTACGGCGCGTCGAAGCCGCTCGCCGGCAACGACTCCGCAGAGGGCCGCGCGACCAATCGGCGGATCGAGTTCGTGGTGAAGTAA
- a CDS encoding SDR family NAD(P)-dependent oxidoreductase translates to MAKALDGKVIIVTGAGRGIGREIALLAAREGAKVVVNDPGVASDGSGTDAAPAEQVVEEIKKEGGIAVANFESVAEAVPASKIVKQAVDTWGKLDGVVNNAGILRDAIFHRMSIDAFEQVIKVHLMGSFYVSHAAARLFREQESGSFVHFTSTSGLIGNFGQANYAAAKLGIVGLSKSIALDMQRFNVRSNCVSPFAWSRLIGTIPTETEAEKARVARMQQMGPEKIAPLSVFLLGDAAKDVTGQIFAVRMNEIFLMGQSRPIRSVHRDGGWTCETLAEHGMPALKGSFYKLDRSADIFNWDAI, encoded by the coding sequence ATGGCCAAGGCACTCGACGGCAAAGTCATCATCGTCACCGGCGCAGGGCGCGGCATTGGGCGCGAGATTGCGCTGCTCGCGGCGCGCGAAGGCGCCAAGGTCGTGGTCAACGATCCCGGCGTCGCCTCCGACGGCTCGGGCACCGACGCCGCTCCGGCCGAGCAGGTGGTCGAGGAGATCAAGAAGGAAGGCGGCATCGCGGTCGCGAATTTCGAGAGCGTCGCGGAAGCCGTGCCGGCCAGCAAGATCGTCAAGCAGGCGGTCGACACCTGGGGCAAGCTCGACGGCGTCGTCAACAACGCCGGCATCCTGCGCGACGCGATCTTCCACCGCATGAGCATCGACGCCTTCGAGCAGGTCATCAAGGTGCATCTGATGGGCTCGTTCTACGTGTCGCACGCAGCCGCCCGGCTGTTCCGCGAGCAGGAGAGCGGCTCGTTCGTGCACTTCACCTCGACCTCGGGGTTGATCGGCAATTTCGGCCAGGCCAACTACGCGGCCGCCAAGCTCGGCATCGTCGGCCTGTCGAAGTCGATCGCGCTCGACATGCAGCGCTTCAACGTCCGCTCCAATTGCGTCTCGCCGTTCGCCTGGTCGCGGCTGATCGGCACGATCCCGACCGAGACCGAGGCCGAGAAGGCCCGCGTCGCGCGGATGCAGCAGATGGGCCCGGAGAAGATCGCGCCGCTGTCGGTGTTCCTGCTCGGCGACGCCGCCAAGGACGTCACCGGCCAGATCTTCGCGGTGCGGATGAACGAGATCTTCCTGATGGGCCAGTCGCGCCCGATCCGCTCGGTGCACCGCGACGGCGGCTGGACCTGCGAGACGCTGGCCGAGCACGGCATGCCGGCGCTGAAAGGCTCGTTCTACAAGCTCGACCGCTCCGCCGACATCTTCAACTGGGACGCGATCTGA
- a CDS encoding thiolase C-terminal domain-containing protein, with product MRRNQVAVVGAAETTKLGVIPDMSQIQLHADAALNAMADCGLKPSDIDGIATAVESPQQIAHYLGITPSWVDGTSVGGCSFMLHVRHAAAAIEAGLCKTVLITHAESGKSMIGKLPRSIPADSLQGQFEAPYGIYGPPSQFPIPVLRFMKTHGITHEQIAMVAVVQREWAAKNPRATMKDPITVADVLNSRMIAYPFRLLQCCLVTDGGGALIMTSADRAKDFPHKPVYVLGTGESVETPMVSQMESFNSSRAFKVAGPTAFREAGISHSDVDHLMIYDAFAHLPLFGLGDLGLMPYEETGKFIADGNTRPGGKLPLNTNGGGLSYMHSGMYGMYALQESVRQMRGIAPAQVPNAKISVCHGVGGMFAASGTIIFTNEK from the coding sequence ATGCGTCGCAATCAGGTCGCCGTCGTCGGCGCCGCCGAGACCACCAAGCTCGGCGTCATTCCCGACATGTCGCAGATCCAGCTCCACGCCGACGCCGCGCTCAACGCGATGGCTGATTGCGGGCTGAAGCCGTCCGACATCGACGGCATCGCCACCGCGGTCGAGAGCCCGCAGCAGATCGCGCACTACCTCGGCATCACGCCCAGTTGGGTCGACGGCACTTCGGTCGGCGGCTGCTCCTTCATGCTGCACGTCCGCCACGCGGCGGCGGCGATCGAGGCCGGGCTGTGCAAGACCGTGCTGATCACCCACGCCGAGAGCGGCAAGTCGATGATCGGCAAATTGCCGCGCTCGATTCCCGCCGACAGCCTGCAGGGCCAGTTCGAAGCGCCCTACGGCATCTACGGGCCGCCGAGCCAGTTTCCGATTCCGGTGCTGCGCTTCATGAAGACCCATGGCATCACCCACGAGCAGATCGCGATGGTCGCCGTGGTGCAGCGCGAATGGGCCGCGAAGAATCCGCGCGCGACGATGAAGGACCCGATCACCGTCGCCGACGTGCTCAACTCGCGGATGATCGCCTACCCGTTCCGGCTGCTGCAATGCTGCCTCGTCACCGACGGCGGCGGCGCGCTGATCATGACCTCGGCCGACCGCGCCAAGGATTTTCCGCACAAGCCGGTCTATGTGCTCGGCACCGGCGAGAGCGTCGAGACGCCGATGGTCAGCCAGATGGAGAGCTTCAACTCCTCGCGCGCCTTCAAGGTGGCGGGCCCGACCGCGTTCCGCGAGGCGGGTATCAGCCACAGCGACGTCGATCATCTGATGATCTACGACGCCTTCGCGCACCTGCCGCTGTTCGGCCTCGGCGACCTCGGCTTGATGCCGTATGAGGAGACCGGAAAGTTCATCGCCGACGGCAACACCCGCCCCGGCGGCAAGCTGCCGCTCAACACCAATGGCGGCGGGCTGAGCTACATGCACTCCGGCATGTACGGCATGTACGCGCTGCAGGAAAGCGTCCGCCAGATGCGCGGCATCGCGCCGGCGCAGGTGCCGAACGCGAAGATCTCGGTCTGCCACGGCGTCGGCGGCATGTTCGCTGCGTCGGGGACGATCATCTTTACGAACGAGAAGTAG
- a CDS encoding Zn-ribbon domain-containing OB-fold protein, with the protein MAEPARARPKITPETQHYWDGAKAGELRLQRCDSCSHAYFPPRPFCPKCGSRGVSVFKASGKGTLYSYVINHRPLAPGFTAPYAIAVVELEEGPRMMSNILDCPQTPEALELDMKLEVAFEKIDDNLTLPQFRPAKG; encoded by the coding sequence ATGGCCGAACCAGCGCGCGCACGCCCGAAGATCACCCCGGAAACCCAGCATTATTGGGACGGCGCCAAAGCGGGCGAGTTGCGGCTGCAGCGCTGCGATTCTTGTTCGCACGCGTATTTCCCGCCGCGGCCGTTCTGCCCGAAATGCGGCTCGCGCGGCGTCAGCGTGTTCAAGGCCTCCGGCAAGGGCACGCTGTACAGCTACGTCATCAATCACCGCCCGCTCGCGCCCGGCTTCACCGCGCCCTACGCGATCGCCGTGGTCGAGCTGGAAGAAGGCCCGCGGATGATGAGCAACATCCTCGACTGTCCGCAGACCCCGGAGGCGCTCGAGCTCGACATGAAGCTCGAAGTCGCGTTCGAAAAGATCGACGACAATCTCACCCTTCCGCAATTCCGTCCGGCGAAGGGGTGA
- a CDS encoding amidase, whose amino-acid sequence MTKHPTLAALAADLDAGRTTARKLVDDCLARIADETGEGARAFIHVDRAAAREAAEAMDKLRAIKAAPSPYAGIPISIKDLFDIRGQVTRAGSRALDDNPPAEADAPAVARLRRAGFVVIGRTNMTEFAYSGIGINPHYGTPKAAYGRDVGYVPGGSSSGAAVSVADGMAHAGLGTDTGGSCRIPAAFNGIVGYKPSQSRVPRDGAVPLSFSLDSIGPLARSVACCAVLDAVLADEPVVPLVPRPLKGLRLAVPTTVALDELDDAVRTAFERALKTLGGHGAIIEKVEVPEFNDVAPLSAKGGLTAAESYAWHRYLIVAQGDVYDPRVRERILRGETQSAAEYVDTILARKSLIARATARLAPYDAVVMPTTANLAPSIAELADDKAFTKANLLALRNCTLINMIDGCAISLPCHHDGEAPVGLMLAGVNGADRDVFEVAAGVEAAVRG is encoded by the coding sequence ATGACGAAACACCCCACGCTCGCCGCGCTCGCGGCCGATCTCGACGCCGGGCGCACCACCGCGCGCAAGCTGGTCGACGATTGTCTCGCTCGCATCGCCGACGAAACCGGGGAGGGCGCGCGCGCCTTCATCCATGTCGATCGCGCTGCGGCGCGCGAGGCCGCCGAGGCGATGGACAAGCTGCGCGCGATCAAGGCCGCGCCGTCGCCCTATGCCGGCATTCCGATCTCGATCAAGGATCTGTTCGATATCAGGGGCCAGGTCACCCGCGCCGGCTCGCGCGCGCTCGACGACAACCCGCCGGCGGAGGCCGACGCCCCCGCGGTGGCGCGGCTGCGGCGCGCCGGCTTCGTTGTGATCGGCCGCACCAACATGACCGAGTTCGCCTATTCCGGCATCGGCATCAATCCGCATTACGGCACGCCGAAAGCCGCCTATGGCCGCGATGTCGGCTATGTGCCCGGCGGCTCGTCGTCGGGCGCGGCGGTCTCGGTCGCCGACGGCATGGCGCATGCGGGCCTCGGCACCGACACCGGCGGCTCGTGCCGGATCCCGGCGGCGTTCAACGGCATCGTCGGCTACAAGCCGTCGCAGAGCCGCGTGCCGCGCGACGGCGCGGTGCCGCTGTCGTTCTCGCTGGATAGTATCGGGCCGCTGGCGCGCAGCGTCGCCTGCTGCGCGGTGCTCGACGCCGTGCTCGCCGACGAGCCGGTGGTGCCGCTGGTGCCGCGGCCGCTGAAGGGCCTGCGGCTCGCGGTGCCGACCACGGTGGCGCTGGACGAACTCGACGATGCGGTGCGTACCGCGTTCGAGCGCGCGCTGAAGACGCTCGGTGGCCACGGCGCGATCATCGAGAAGGTCGAGGTGCCGGAATTCAACGACGTGGCGCCGCTCAGCGCCAAGGGCGGCCTCACCGCGGCGGAGAGCTACGCCTGGCATCGCTATCTGATCGTCGCGCAAGGCGACGTCTACGACCCGCGGGTGCGCGAACGCATTTTGCGCGGCGAAACGCAGTCGGCGGCGGAGTACGTCGACACGATCCTCGCGCGCAAATCGCTGATCGCTCGCGCGACCGCGCGGCTCGCGCCTTACGACGCGGTGGTGATGCCGACCACGGCCAATCTCGCGCCGAGCATCGCCGAGCTCGCCGACGACAAGGCGTTCACCAAGGCCAATCTGCTGGCGTTGCGCAACTGCACGCTGATCAACATGATCGATGGCTGCGCGATCTCGCTGCCGTGCCACCACGACGGCGAGGCGCCGGTCGGGCTGATGCTCGCCGGTGTCAACGGCGCCGATCGCGACGTGTTCGAAGTCGCCGCGGGGGTCGAGGCGGCGGTCCGTGGCTGA
- a CDS encoding DUF2848 domain-containing protein, producing MAELAFTLDAAGTRTPLTMPIRQAVIAGWTGRDPVARDKHIVELEALGIARPASTPIYYRVAAARLTTAGAIEVSGGDSSGEVEFVLIGYNSCILVGVGSDHTDRKVEAYGVTVSKQMCDKPVAAELWDFADVEAHWDRIVLRAFATIGGARVLYQEGTLDHMLPARDLVSRGFGEAGLPDGCALFGGTFAAKGGIRPASRFDFEIDDPVLGRVIRHGYDVIELPILG from the coding sequence GTGGCTGAACTTGCGTTCACCCTCGACGCTGCCGGGACGCGAACGCCGCTGACGATGCCGATCCGGCAGGCGGTGATCGCCGGCTGGACCGGCCGCGATCCGGTGGCGCGCGACAAGCACATCGTCGAACTCGAAGCGCTGGGCATCGCGCGGCCGGCTTCGACGCCGATCTATTATCGCGTGGCTGCGGCGCGCCTCACCACAGCGGGCGCGATCGAAGTCTCTGGCGGAGACTCGTCCGGTGAAGTCGAGTTCGTGCTGATCGGGTACAACTCCTGCATTCTGGTCGGCGTCGGCTCCGACCACACCGACCGCAAGGTCGAGGCCTATGGCGTGACGGTGTCGAAACAGATGTGCGACAAGCCGGTCGCCGCCGAACTCTGGGACTTCGCCGACGTCGAAGCGCACTGGGACCGGATCGTGCTGCGCGCCTTCGCGACCATCGGCGGCGCGCGCGTGCTCTATCAGGAAGGCACGCTCGACCACATGCTGCCGGCGCGCGACCTGGTTTCGCGCGGCTTCGGCGAAGCGGGCTTGCCTGACGGCTGCGCGCTGTTCGGCGGCACTTTCGCGGCCAAAGGCGGCATCCGCCCGGCGAGCCGGTTCGATTTCGAGATCGACGATCCGGTACTGGGGCGTGTCATTCGTCACGGCTACGATGTGATCGAGCTGCCGATCTTGGGGTGA
- a CDS encoding PaaI family thioesterase — protein MTETDQTKTPDIPAGFIRHTRPSPLTAPWEPLYARTTADAVMLGLRIRDAHTNSRGLAHGGLIAALADAAMGYSCALKLGGGERLLTASLAIDFLGSARIGQWLQFEPEVVKLGASLCVVQCFVTADGARCARANATFSVAKAKA, from the coding sequence ATGACTGAAACCGACCAAACCAAAACGCCCGACATTCCCGCGGGCTTCATCCGCCACACCCGGCCGAGTCCCCTCACCGCGCCGTGGGAGCCGCTTTATGCGAGGACCACGGCGGACGCGGTTATGCTCGGCCTGCGCATCCGCGACGCCCACACCAATTCGCGCGGGCTCGCCCATGGCGGACTGATCGCCGCGCTGGCCGATGCCGCGATGGGCTACAGTTGCGCGCTCAAGCTCGGCGGCGGCGAGCGGCTGTTGACCGCGTCGCTGGCGATCGACTTCCTCGGTTCGGCGCGGATCGGCCAATGGCTGCAATTCGAGCCCGAAGTGGTCAAGCTCGGCGCGTCGCTGTGCGTGGTGCAGTGTTTCGTCACCGCCGACGGCGCCCGCTGCGCCCGCGCCAACGCGACGTTCAGCGTGGCGAAGGCGAAGGCATAG
- the pobA gene encoding 4-hydroxybenzoate 3-monooxygenase — protein MRTQVAIIGAGPSGLLLGQLLHTYGIDAVILERKDPDYVLSRIRAGVLEQGLVGLLDEAGVGARLHQEGLVHDGFEIAFSGQRHRIDLAGTTGGKHVTVYGQTEVTRDLMEARTAAGLTNIYDAADVSLHDFDGDTPKVRWTKDGVSHELACDFIAGCDGFHGVSRQSAAGAVQTFERVYPFGWLGVLSDTPPVSHELIYVNHDRGFALCSMRSAQRSRYYVQCPLSDDVAQWSDERFWDELKRRLDPEAAGKLVTGASIEKSIAPLRSFVAEPMRFGRLFLAGDAAHIVPPTGAKGLNLAASDVYYLSRAFREFYGDKSRAGIDAYSVNALRRVWKAERFSWWMTSMLHRFPDSDAFSQRIQTAELDYLISSQAAITSLAENYVGLPY, from the coding sequence ATGCGCACGCAAGTCGCCATCATCGGCGCCGGACCATCGGGTCTGCTGCTCGGCCAGTTGCTGCACACCTACGGCATCGACGCCGTCATTCTCGAACGCAAGGACCCCGACTACGTGCTGTCGCGGATCCGCGCCGGGGTGCTGGAACAGGGCCTGGTCGGCCTTCTCGACGAAGCCGGCGTCGGCGCGCGGCTGCATCAGGAAGGGCTGGTGCACGACGGTTTCGAGATCGCATTCTCCGGCCAGCGCCACCGCATCGATCTCGCCGGCACCACCGGTGGCAAGCACGTCACCGTCTACGGCCAGACCGAGGTGACGCGCGACCTGATGGAGGCGCGCACGGCCGCAGGCCTCACCAACATCTACGACGCCGCCGACGTCAGCCTACACGATTTCGACGGCGACACGCCGAAGGTGCGCTGGACCAAGGACGGCGTCAGCCACGAACTCGCCTGCGATTTCATCGCCGGCTGCGACGGCTTCCACGGCGTGTCGCGGCAGAGCGCGGCGGGCGCGGTGCAGACCTTCGAGCGGGTGTATCCGTTCGGCTGGCTCGGCGTGCTGTCGGACACGCCGCCGGTGTCGCACGAACTGATCTACGTCAACCACGACCGCGGCTTCGCGCTGTGCTCGATGCGCTCGGCGCAGCGCAGTCGCTATTACGTGCAGTGCCCGCTGTCCGACGACGTCGCGCAGTGGAGCGACGAGCGGTTCTGGGACGAGCTGAAGCGCCGGCTCGATCCGGAAGCCGCCGGCAAGCTGGTCACCGGGGCGTCGATCGAGAAGAGCATTGCGCCGCTGCGCTCCTTCGTCGCCGAGCCGATGCGGTTCGGCCGGCTGTTCCTCGCCGGCGACGCCGCCCACATCGTGCCGCCGACCGGCGCCAAGGGCCTCAACCTCGCGGCCAGCGATGTGTACTATCTGTCGCGCGCCTTCCGCGAATTTTATGGAGACAAGTCCAGGGCCGGCATCGACGCATACTCCGTCAACGCATTGCGCCGGGTATGGAAGGCGGAACGGTTCTCGTGGTGGATGACCTCGATGTTGCATCGCTTCCCCGACAGCGACGCCTTCTCCCAGCGCATCCAGACCGCCGAGCTCGACTATCTGATCAGCTCGCAGGCCGCGATCACATCACTTGCGGAGAACTACGTCGGGCTGCCGTACTGA
- a CDS encoding TRAP transporter substrate-binding protein — translation MRKTLLALLLAAGVTPVVAQPASAQDKTVNWKVSLWVPPAHPLVPATKLWAEDIEKASGGTIKMAVFPSEQLGKAFDHYDMARDGIADVTYVNPGYQPGRFPIVSAGQLPFVFKDGKKGTLAFNEWYKKYAPTEMKDTKLCFAFIHDPGALHGKKKVVLPADMKGLKVRPAQSTIGEMVKLFGGTNVQASAPESRDALERGVADEITFPWGSVFLFGIDKVVKYHMDVPLYSTVFTYNIGLKAYNALSPNQKKIIDDHCTPEWASKVTDPWVDFEANGRTKMKALEGHEVYPLTPEQLAEWKKATEPLHASWAEAVKKAGGDAAAIDGELKAALKKYDAGL, via the coding sequence ATGAGAAAGACTCTGCTCGCGCTGCTGCTCGCGGCGGGTGTGACGCCTGTCGTCGCCCAGCCCGCCTCGGCGCAGGACAAGACCGTGAATTGGAAGGTCTCGTTGTGGGTGCCGCCGGCGCATCCGCTGGTTCCGGCGACCAAGCTCTGGGCCGAGGACATCGAGAAGGCTTCCGGTGGCACCATCAAGATGGCGGTCTTTCCGTCCGAGCAGCTCGGCAAGGCGTTCGACCATTACGACATGGCGCGTGACGGCATCGCCGACGTCACCTACGTCAATCCCGGCTATCAGCCCGGCCGTTTTCCGATCGTCTCCGCGGGCCAGCTTCCGTTCGTGTTCAAGGACGGCAAGAAGGGCACGCTAGCGTTCAACGAATGGTACAAGAAGTACGCGCCGACCGAGATGAAGGACACCAAGCTGTGCTTCGCCTTCATTCACGATCCGGGCGCGCTGCACGGCAAGAAGAAGGTGGTGCTGCCGGCCGACATGAAGGGCCTCAAGGTGCGCCCGGCGCAGTCGACCATCGGCGAAATGGTGAAGCTGTTCGGCGGCACCAACGTCCAGGCCTCGGCGCCGGAATCGCGCGACGCGCTGGAGCGCGGCGTCGCCGACGAGATCACCTTCCCGTGGGGCTCGGTGTTCCTGTTCGGTATCGACAAAGTCGTCAAGTATCACATGGACGTGCCGCTGTACTCGACGGTGTTCACCTACAACATCGGCCTGAAGGCCTATAACGCGCTGTCGCCCAACCAGAAGAAGATCATCGACGATCATTGCACGCCCGAATGGGCGTCCAAGGTCACCGACCCCTGGGTCGACTTCGAGGCCAATGGCCGCACCAAGATGAAGGCGCTCGAGGGCCACGAGGTCTATCCGCTGACGCCCGAGCAACTGGCCGAATGGAAGAAGGCGACCGAGCCCTTGCACGCGAGTTGGGCCGAGGCGGTGAAGAAGGCCGGCGGCGACGCAGCCGCGATCGACGGAGAGCTCAAGGCGGCGCTGAAGAAATACGACGCCGGGCTGTGA
- a CDS encoding TRAP transporter small permease: MDRFIDVIEWIAAFFVGVVALNTFLAVFMRKFFSVTIPDYYNVGQFLLGILIFWGIAATSYRGTHITVDLLWSNVGARAQRWIDVFATLVLLFVVTVQTYTLFDKVVTTRADGIVTMDLQLPIWPFFLVAWLGDVAAVVLIAIRTWRLIFHPDELHDPKFKPVE, encoded by the coding sequence ATGGATCGCTTCATCGACGTGATCGAATGGATCGCGGCGTTCTTCGTCGGCGTCGTCGCCTTGAACACCTTCCTCGCGGTGTTCATGCGCAAATTCTTCTCGGTGACGATCCCGGATTACTACAATGTCGGCCAGTTCCTGCTCGGCATTCTGATCTTCTGGGGCATCGCGGCCACCAGCTATCGCGGCACCCACATCACCGTGGACCTGCTGTGGAGCAATGTCGGCGCCCGGGCGCAGCGCTGGATCGACGTGTTCGCGACGCTGGTGCTGCTGTTCGTGGTCACGGTGCAGACCTACACGCTGTTCGACAAGGTGGTGACGACCAGGGCCGACGGCATCGTCACCATGGACCTGCAATTGCCGATCTGGCCGTTCTTCCTCGTCGCCTGGCTCGGCGACGTCGCGGCGGTGGTACTGATCGCGATCCGCACCTGGCGACTGATCTTCCATCCGGACGAACTGCACGATCCCAAATTCAAGCCGGTGGAATGA
- a CDS encoding TRAP transporter permease, with amino-acid sequence MDNDAVTLIGFVSLFALMLLRVPIGMAMGLVGITGFGYLTGFEPALKLIGQTTMRTVTDYSFGVIPMFLLMGAFVSVSGISRELFRAGYTFVGHWRGGLGIATIAACGGFAAISGSSVATAATFSSVAYPEMRRYNYPQSFSTGVIAVGGTLGAMLPPSTVLAVYGIITQQDIGKLFMAGIVPGLLAIMMHMITIAVIGVARPGYLPTAPRSSWRDRMLAFRDVWSPLLLFIFVIGGLYGGFFIPTEAGAVGAVGAFLIGIARGKLTRDGILQSLLQATRTAAAVFTVLIGALCFGYFLTITQTPQAITEFLTGLGLGPYGVLALILVMYLVLGCVMDAMAMVILTVPIVFPVITALGFDPIWFGVIVVVTVELGLISPPVGMNVFVIKSVIKDVSMGTVFKGVAPFVVTDVIRLIILIMFPLLATWLPQRMVG; translated from the coding sequence ATGGACAACGACGCGGTGACGCTGATCGGTTTCGTCAGCCTGTTCGCCCTGATGCTGCTGCGCGTGCCGATCGGCATGGCGATGGGGCTCGTCGGCATCACCGGCTTCGGCTATCTCACCGGCTTCGAGCCGGCGCTGAAGCTGATCGGCCAGACCACGATGCGCACGGTCACGGATTATTCCTTCGGCGTGATCCCGATGTTCCTGCTGATGGGGGCCTTCGTCTCGGTGTCCGGCATCAGCCGCGAGCTGTTCCGCGCCGGCTACACCTTCGTCGGCCATTGGCGCGGCGGGCTCGGCATCGCCACCATCGCCGCCTGCGGCGGCTTCGCGGCGATCTCCGGCTCGTCGGTGGCGACGGCGGCGACGTTCTCCTCGGTGGCCTATCCGGAGATGCGCCGCTACAACTATCCGCAATCGTTCTCCACCGGGGTGATCGCGGTCGGCGGCACGCTCGGCGCGATGCTGCCGCCCTCGACGGTGCTCGCGGTCTACGGAATCATCACCCAGCAGGACATCGGCAAATTGTTCATGGCCGGCATCGTCCCCGGCCTGCTGGCGATCATGATGCACATGATCACCATCGCGGTGATCGGCGTGGCGCGGCCGGGCTATCTGCCGACCGCCCCGCGCAGCTCGTGGCGCGACCGGATGCTGGCGTTCCGCGACGTCTGGTCGCCGCTGCTGCTGTTCATCTTCGTGATCGGCGGGCTGTATGGCGGGTTCTTCATCCCGACAGAAGCGGGCGCGGTCGGGGCGGTGGGCGCCTTCCTGATCGGCATCGCGCGCGGCAAGCTGACCCGCGACGGCATCCTGCAATCGCTGCTGCAGGCGACGCGGACCGCGGCCGCGGTGTTCACCGTGCTGATCGGCGCGCTGTGCTTCGGCTATTTCCTCACCATCACCCAGACCCCGCAGGCGATCACCGAATTCCTCACCGGGCTCGGGCTGGGGCCCTACGGCGTGCTGGCGCTGATCCTGGTGATGTATCTGGTGCTCGGCTGCGTGATGGACGCGATGGCGATGGTGATCCTGACCGTGCCGATCGTGTTTCCGGTGATCACCGCGCTCGGCTTTGATCCGATCTGGTTCGGCGTGATCGTGGTGGTGACGGTCGAGCTCGGACTGATCTCGCCGCCGGTCGGGATGAATGTGTTCGTGATCAAGAGCGTGATCAAGGACGTCAGCATGGGCACCGTGTTCAAGGGCGTGGCGCCGTTCGTGGTCACCGACGTGATCCGGCTGATCATTCTGATCATGTTTCCGCTGCTGGCCACCTGGCTGCCGCAACGCATGGTAGGATGA